From the Candidatus Fermentibacter sp. genome, one window contains:
- a CDS encoding serpin family protein produces the protein MHRILTTLSAAATLLPGACGGSGVVEGPVPAGDPLPDITDADLATLSAGNREFALALFGRLCLESGDGNVMLSPYSISSALAMTWAGASGTTAGEMASVLGFDIDRPLVHAGFRRIGGMLDPEGRAATCEGDPIELDIANAIWAEAGFPLLDPYVAIVTGCYGAEARNADFSGSPEAQRQTINGWVSEATHGRIEDLLGPGSISADTRMVLTNAVYFKGSWLEEFDPGQTRDGTFTTLAGVVETVPLMHRTDDMDYYDGEGFRAVSLPYSDGAGRMVAVLPDSGIREFEQRFSTADLAAMTDGFSTREVFLAMPRFEYASSFSLSQVLAGMGMAGAFDPSTADFSGMTGGRDLFVSDVVHKAFVRVDETGTEAAAATGVIMALTAMPQDQPVQFVLDRPFLFLIIDDLTGTVLFMGRMADPTA, from the coding sequence ATGCACAGGATTCTGACGACCCTTTCCGCGGCTGCCACCCTGCTGCCGGGAGCCTGCGGCGGTTCGGGAGTGGTGGAGGGCCCGGTGCCTGCAGGAGACCCGCTGCCCGACATCACCGATGCCGATCTCGCGACCCTTTCGGCCGGCAACCGGGAGTTCGCCCTTGCGCTCTTCGGCAGGCTGTGCCTCGAGAGCGGCGACGGGAACGTGATGCTCTCCCCCTACAGCATCTCCTCCGCCCTCGCGATGACCTGGGCGGGAGCTTCCGGAACCACTGCCGGGGAGATGGCCTCGGTCCTGGGGTTCGACATCGACCGTCCGCTGGTCCACGCAGGCTTCCGCCGCATCGGGGGGATGCTGGATCCCGAAGGTCGTGCGGCGACGTGCGAAGGCGATCCGATCGAGCTCGACATAGCCAACGCCATCTGGGCAGAGGCCGGGTTCCCCCTTCTCGACCCGTACGTCGCCATCGTGACGGGGTGCTACGGGGCGGAGGCCAGGAACGCCGACTTCTCGGGCAGTCCCGAAGCCCAGCGCCAGACGATCAACGGCTGGGTGAGCGAAGCCACGCACGGCCGGATAGAGGATCTGCTCGGGCCCGGCTCCATATCCGCCGACACCAGGATGGTGCTCACCAACGCCGTCTATTTCAAGGGGAGCTGGCTCGAAGAGTTCGACCCCGGCCAGACCCGCGACGGCACTTTCACGACCCTCGCCGGCGTCGTGGAAACCGTTCCCCTGATGCACCGGACCGACGACATGGACTACTACGACGGCGAGGGCTTCAGGGCGGTCTCCCTGCCCTATTCCGACGGGGCGGGCCGGATGGTGGCGGTACTCCCCGACAGCGGGATCAGGGAGTTCGAGCAGCGGTTCTCGACGGCCGATCTCGCGGCCATGACCGACGGGTTCTCCACCCGCGAGGTCTTCCTGGCCATGCCGAGGTTCGAGTACGCTTCGTCGTTCTCGCTCTCGCAGGTGCTGGCCGGGATGGGCATGGCCGGTGCCTTCGATCCGTCCACGGCGGACTTCTCGGGCATGACGGGCGGTCGCGACCTCTTCGTGAGCGACGTGGTCCACAAGGCGTTCGTCAGGGTCGACGAGACAGGCACGGAGGCCGCGGCGGCCACAGGGGTCATCATGGCCCTGACGGCGATGCCGCAGGATCAGCCCGTGCAGTTCGTCCTGGACAGGCCGTTCCTTTTCCTGATCATCGACGACCTGACCGGGACGGTGCTGTTCATGGGGCGGATGGCTGATCCGACAGCCTGA